One Fuerstiella marisgermanici DNA window includes the following coding sequences:
- a CDS encoding methyltransferase, whose amino-acid sequence MKSERRSRKSKPSKRRRTGGGGATDGRKPAGLPRGVADRLILAQADKILPGNVLMILTTGTALGKHLIRERPEVIWKIFTCEHFYLTAIVNALSDDDDVAADSDVELFCTPDLPPGEFDTVVFPTDSKSSAELTRDLLQAAANQLKPGGRLIVSSNNPKDHWLHQHLKDTIGRTTVVKDKHGVCYISRQSDQQNKQKCFRNEFAFRDGERLIRCVSRPGVFSHRRVDAGARALIRSLDLVAEYPKFRKKPVRKIVEMGSGCGSVSTAAALRFPDASVLAVDSHARAVQATQETAALNDATNVSAMLTSNGVVPDAGQHDVFLCNPPYYSDFRISELFLQSAAETLRPGGLVHVVTKRLDWHENRMIELFANATPHKFGQYDVIVSRR is encoded by the coding sequence GTGAAAAGTGAACGCCGCAGTCGTAAATCGAAACCTTCCAAACGCCGCCGCACTGGTGGCGGCGGGGCGACAGACGGGCGCAAACCGGCCGGTCTGCCGCGAGGTGTAGCCGATCGATTGATTCTCGCTCAGGCAGATAAGATTCTGCCGGGCAACGTGTTGATGATCCTGACCACCGGTACCGCTTTAGGCAAACACCTGATCCGCGAGCGGCCTGAAGTTATCTGGAAAATTTTCACGTGCGAACACTTCTACTTAACCGCCATCGTGAACGCTTTGTCCGACGATGACGATGTGGCGGCCGATTCTGACGTCGAATTGTTTTGCACGCCCGATTTGCCCCCCGGCGAATTCGACACCGTCGTGTTTCCTACCGATTCGAAAAGTTCGGCAGAACTCACCCGCGACCTGCTGCAAGCGGCCGCCAATCAGTTGAAGCCCGGCGGCCGGCTGATTGTTTCGTCGAACAACCCGAAAGATCACTGGCTGCACCAACATTTGAAGGACACAATCGGACGCACCACAGTCGTGAAGGATAAGCACGGCGTGTGCTATATTTCGCGGCAAAGTGACCAGCAGAACAAGCAGAAGTGCTTTCGCAATGAGTTCGCATTCCGCGACGGTGAGCGATTAATTCGTTGCGTGTCGCGGCCCGGCGTGTTTTCGCACCGCCGAGTCGACGCCGGCGCGCGGGCGTTGATCCGTTCACTGGATCTGGTCGCCGAATACCCGAAGTTTCGCAAAAAGCCCGTGCGGAAAATTGTGGAAATGGGGAGCGGCTGCGGGAGCGTGTCCACCGCTGCGGCACTCCGGTTTCCTGATGCGAGCGTACTCGCCGTCGACAGCCATGCGCGTGCCGTCCAGGCGACTCAGGAAACTGCCGCGTTAAACGACGCGACCAATGTGTCGGCCATGCTTACGTCGAATGGCGTTGTGCCGGACGCCGGGCAGCACGATGTGTTTTTGTGCAACCCGCCGTATTACTCGGACTTCCGAATCTCTGAACTGTTTCTCCAGTCGGCCGCCGAAACTCTGCGTCCCGGCGGTTTGGTCCATGTCGTGACGAAGCGTCTGGATTGGCACGAAAACCGCATGATTGAACTCTTCGCCAACGCGACCCCTCACAAGTTTGGCCAATACGACGTGATCGTTTCGCGGCGATAG
- a CDS encoding ABC transporter permease: MTFAAEVIPLERLALALIPVVVVLLILNHWAVGTKTSLMAIARMLLQLLLLGFVLESIFEADSSLIVIAVLAVMLTAASWISLRVVVKQRTELLGKAMLAILVGGGVTLVVITQGVLQPTPWYEPNLVIPLAGMIFSNCMNAVSLAVERFQSEIGRGTDRIVSRQTALEAALIPITNSLFAVGLVSIPGMMTGQVLAGVSPVIAARYQIMVMCMMFGSTGMSVAIFLHLIRDLKPAGDGDDALKNPETPEINPSSWTPWTPPSEK; this comes from the coding sequence ATGACGTTCGCCGCCGAGGTAATACCGCTCGAACGACTGGCCCTCGCGCTGATTCCTGTTGTTGTCGTCCTGCTGATCCTGAACCATTGGGCGGTCGGGACCAAGACGTCGCTGATGGCGATCGCTCGTATGCTGCTGCAGTTGCTGCTGCTGGGTTTTGTGCTGGAATCGATCTTCGAAGCAGACAGTTCGCTGATCGTCATCGCGGTACTTGCCGTGATGCTGACAGCGGCCAGTTGGATCTCATTGCGAGTCGTCGTCAAACAGCGGACTGAATTGCTCGGCAAAGCGATGCTCGCCATTTTAGTTGGCGGCGGCGTAACGTTGGTGGTGATTACTCAAGGCGTGCTGCAGCCAACGCCGTGGTACGAGCCCAATCTGGTCATTCCGCTGGCCGGCATGATCTTTTCCAACTGCATGAATGCCGTCAGCCTGGCGGTAGAACGGTTTCAGTCGGAAATCGGGCGCGGCACCGATAGAATCGTCTCACGGCAGACGGCCCTGGAAGCGGCGTTGATTCCGATCACGAACTCGCTGTTCGCCGTAGGGCTGGTGTCGATCCCTGGCATGATGACAGGGCAAGTACTGGCCGGAGTTTCGCCAGTCATCGCGGCTCGCTACCAGATTATGGTGATGTGCATGATGTTTGGATCGACGGGCATGTCTGTCGCCATTTTTCTGCACTTGATCCGCGACCTGAAACCCGCCGGCGACGGCGATGATGCCTTGAAGAATCCTGAAACACCTGAAATCAATCCGTCTTCTTGGACACCTTGGACACCTCCCAGTGAAAAGTGA
- a CDS encoding DEAD/DEAH box helicase, translated as MTLADLLQNRFRADLRHRGAAYIEAERVSLVRVTPENVFGVVVDGVEYQTQLRYQEDDIGLFCTCDQFAKSKACKHLWATVLTADAEGYINPAIRPGRLAPFMAKELTSPIRVDDLTPGFDADAEISSTSRSKKKGGTATATAPAVREARLAPWEAKLAGLREEMSAPTSSGKNAQTQDRQIFYEIDFEASKEADKLVVQASQRQRRSSGQWGKIKPLKIKPGELDQIEHEDDRVFLSYLAGAIPERNNWSTQQAELRAAAHRFHLPYELGTLILPDMCRSGRLAIGGADDKAAQTLEWDDESPWELTVRVRKNSDGSGWLVTGVLMREDESLELSDVPLVVSGGFVVASDSIGRLRDFGASEWMKMLSAEKSLSIPKSDQNDFVDRLLDIPTLPRLELPKELQLEEIHATPTPALRIFTPPMSRWRNDSLTAEVIFEYMGTSVPGRNSRWAVVQRDQNRCIIRDREFEANCWERLREHGFRKRLNGSQTNADVEIPRRDLGRAVRDLVDGGWEVFADGSKVRQAGAMKFRVSSDIDWFDVNAEIDFEGRSVAFPELLQALERGDSTVRLDDGSLGILPEEWLEQIGLISGLGTLDEDSLRFSNSQAALLDALLSAQEDVEFDEKFEDMRERFRNFSGIEKLETPKAFKGELRDYQRDGLSWMMFLNDFNFGGCLADDMGLGKTVQFIAMLLMHKEKSEKPAPTLIVVPRSLIFNWNAECNRFAPNLKVMDYTGMERAALRDEFAKHDVILTTYGTVRRDITILKDCQFDYVVLDEAQTIKNPSSQIARASRLLRARHRLALSGTPIENNAGDLWSIFEFLNPGMLGRSSAFRNHVADPESQESRQMVGRGLRPFILRRTKKQVASELPDRLEETIYCDMEEGQRRLYDELRLHYRESLLGAVHKDGLAKSKMHVLEALLRLRQAACHPALLDRGDESETFAKLDFLIPHLKELVSEGHKSLVFSQFTSMLAIVRQHLDEAGIEYEYLDGQTRDREARVNHFQEDDNCKVFLISLKAGGLGLNLTAADYVFLLDPWWNPAVEAQAIDRAHRVGQTRTVFAYRMICRDTVEEKIAELQTKKRNLADAILNGADQKSILKDLSVEDLEMLLS; from the coding sequence ATGACTCTCGCGGACCTTTTGCAAAATCGTTTTCGAGCCGACTTACGACATCGCGGCGCTGCTTACATCGAAGCGGAACGCGTGTCGCTGGTTCGAGTGACTCCGGAAAATGTCTTTGGTGTCGTCGTCGACGGCGTCGAATATCAGACTCAGCTACGCTACCAGGAAGACGACATCGGCCTGTTTTGCACGTGCGATCAGTTCGCCAAAAGCAAGGCGTGTAAGCACCTGTGGGCGACTGTGTTGACCGCCGATGCGGAAGGCTACATCAACCCTGCCATCCGCCCCGGTCGGCTGGCCCCGTTTATGGCCAAGGAGCTAACGTCTCCGATTCGAGTCGACGATTTGACGCCCGGATTCGACGCGGATGCTGAGATCTCCAGCACCAGCCGGTCCAAAAAGAAGGGCGGCACCGCAACAGCCACCGCGCCCGCTGTGCGCGAAGCTCGACTGGCACCGTGGGAAGCCAAGTTGGCGGGCCTGCGGGAAGAAATGTCGGCCCCTACAAGTTCCGGCAAGAACGCTCAAACACAGGACCGACAGATCTTTTACGAGATCGATTTTGAAGCCAGTAAAGAAGCAGACAAATTGGTTGTTCAGGCGTCGCAACGTCAACGTCGCTCCAGCGGACAATGGGGAAAAATCAAACCGCTGAAGATTAAGCCGGGCGAACTGGATCAGATCGAGCACGAAGACGACCGCGTGTTCCTGTCGTATCTGGCGGGAGCGATTCCCGAACGAAATAACTGGTCGACTCAGCAGGCCGAACTGCGAGCCGCCGCGCACCGGTTTCATTTGCCGTATGAGCTGGGCACGTTAATTCTGCCCGATATGTGCCGTTCCGGCCGTCTGGCAATTGGCGGCGCCGATGATAAAGCCGCTCAAACGCTGGAATGGGACGACGAATCGCCGTGGGAATTGACTGTCCGCGTGCGGAAGAACTCCGACGGCAGTGGCTGGCTGGTCACCGGCGTGTTGATGCGCGAAGACGAATCGCTTGAACTGTCTGACGTTCCGTTGGTCGTTTCGGGCGGTTTTGTCGTAGCGTCCGATTCGATTGGCCGCCTGCGCGACTTCGGTGCATCCGAATGGATGAAGATGCTGTCGGCAGAAAAGAGTCTCAGCATTCCGAAGTCCGATCAGAATGATTTCGTGGACCGTTTGCTGGACATTCCCACGTTGCCTCGGCTGGAACTGCCCAAAGAACTGCAACTGGAAGAGATTCACGCCACACCGACGCCTGCTCTGCGAATCTTCACGCCGCCAATGTCGCGATGGCGTAATGATTCTTTAACGGCCGAAGTCATCTTCGAATACATGGGCACGTCGGTTCCCGGACGTAATTCTCGTTGGGCCGTTGTGCAGCGAGACCAGAATCGATGCATCATCCGCGATCGAGAATTCGAAGCGAACTGCTGGGAACGTCTTCGCGAACACGGGTTCCGCAAACGACTAAACGGTTCGCAGACAAACGCCGACGTCGAAATTCCCCGGCGCGATCTTGGTCGTGCCGTGCGAGACCTCGTGGATGGCGGTTGGGAAGTCTTTGCCGATGGAAGCAAGGTGCGTCAGGCCGGTGCGATGAAGTTCCGAGTTAGTTCGGACATCGACTGGTTTGACGTGAATGCCGAGATCGACTTCGAAGGTCGTTCGGTCGCGTTTCCAGAACTGCTGCAGGCGCTGGAACGAGGTGACTCAACCGTACGGCTCGACGATGGTTCGCTCGGCATTCTGCCGGAAGAATGGCTTGAGCAAATCGGCCTGATTTCTGGTTTGGGAACGCTGGACGAAGACTCTCTGCGGTTTTCCAATTCGCAGGCCGCACTGCTGGATGCACTGCTTTCGGCTCAGGAAGACGTGGAATTCGACGAAAAGTTCGAAGACATGCGGGAACGCTTCCGCAACTTTTCGGGAATCGAAAAGCTGGAAACGCCAAAGGCCTTCAAGGGCGAACTCCGCGACTATCAACGCGACGGCCTGTCGTGGATGATGTTCCTGAACGACTTCAACTTCGGCGGCTGCCTGGCGGACGACATGGGTCTGGGAAAGACCGTGCAGTTCATCGCGATGCTGTTGATGCACAAAGAAAAGTCCGAAAAGCCCGCTCCGACACTGATCGTCGTGCCACGTTCGTTGATCTTCAACTGGAACGCGGAATGCAACCGGTTCGCTCCAAACCTAAAGGTGATGGACTACACCGGCATGGAACGAGCCGCTTTGCGAGACGAATTTGCAAAGCACGACGTGATTCTGACGACGTACGGCACCGTGCGGCGTGACATCACAATCCTGAAGGACTGCCAGTTCGACTATGTCGTGCTGGATGAAGCTCAAACAATCAAAAACCCGTCGTCACAGATTGCTCGCGCATCGCGATTGCTGCGGGCTCGGCATCGCCTGGCGTTAAGTGGTACACCGATTGAGAACAACGCGGGTGACCTGTGGTCCATTTTTGAATTCCTGAATCCCGGCATGCTGGGCCGTAGCTCGGCGTTCCGAAACCATGTGGCAGATCCGGAGAGCCAGGAATCACGGCAGATGGTCGGGCGCGGCCTGCGACCGTTCATACTGCGACGAACGAAAAAGCAAGTGGCGTCGGAACTACCAGATCGTCTGGAAGAAACGATCTACTGCGATATGGAAGAAGGCCAGCGACGTCTGTACGACGAATTGCGACTGCACTATCGCGAATCGTTGCTCGGAGCTGTTCACAAAGATGGCCTGGCCAAGAGCAAGATGCACGTGCTGGAAGCATTGCTGCGATTGCGTCAGGCAGCCTGTCATCCGGCGTTGCTGGATCGTGGCGACGAGTCGGAAACCTTCGCCAAGCTGGACTTCCTGATCCCTCATCTGAAGGAGTTGGTTTCAGAAGGTCACAAGTCGCTTGTGTTCTCTCAGTTCACAAGCATGTTGGCGATCGTGCGACAGCATCTGGACGAAGCGGGCATCGAGTACGAATACCTGGACGGCCAGACTCGCGACCGCGAAGCTCGCGTGAACCACTTCCAGGAGGACGACAACTGCAAGGTCTTCCTGATTAGCCTGAAGGCGGGTGGTTTGGGACTGAACCTGACCGCCGCCGACTACGTCTTCCTGCTCGACCCATGGTGGAACCCAGCCGTCGAAGCTCAGGCGATCGACCGAGCTCACCGAGTTGGACAAACCCGTACCGTATTCGCGTATCGAATGATTTGCCGCGACACGGTGGAAGAGAAAATTGCAGAGCTGCAAACGAAGAAGCGAAATCTGGCCGACGCGATTTTGAACGGAGCCGACCAGAAGAGCATTCTGAAGGATCTGTCCGTCGAAGATTTGGAAATGTTGCTGTCGTAG
- a CDS encoding lactate racemase domain-containing protein — MTENLPTLDRDAILKWIHENVPVDEFAGRKVLLIVPDSTRTAPLPILFPALRKLLGPACKQLDLLVALGTHPPMPLQKIRSMLGIADDDPCDDVGLFNHEWDNPDALATIGTLTEAETREISNGVLAQEVPVEINKRVLDYDVALIVGPVFPHEVVGFSGGNKYFFPGVSGPRLLNFFHWLGALITNVGIIGIQDTPVRQVVNRAAKLVPIERRCLAFVVAANASPYGMFYGTPEEAWKGASELSGRVHIKRFSKPFKQVLSCAPEMYDELWVAGKCMYKLEPVVADGGELIIYAPHMKDVSVTHGAAIEAVGYHVRDYFTKQWDKFKHHPWGALAHSTHVRGSGEFVDGVEKPRVTVTVASQIPREVCERINLAYRDPATIDVEAFANREDEGVLLVRKAGEHLHRLEDGVSTQYQE; from the coding sequence ATGACCGAAAACCTGCCTACTCTTGATCGTGACGCCATCCTGAAATGGATTCACGAAAACGTACCAGTCGATGAATTCGCCGGACGCAAAGTTCTGCTGATCGTACCGGACAGCACACGTACTGCTCCGTTGCCGATTTTGTTCCCGGCGTTGCGGAAGTTACTGGGGCCGGCCTGCAAACAATTAGACCTGCTGGTGGCGTTGGGCACTCATCCGCCCATGCCGTTGCAAAAGATTCGCTCAATGCTGGGCATCGCCGACGACGACCCGTGCGACGATGTCGGCTTGTTCAACCATGAATGGGACAACCCCGATGCGCTGGCGACAATCGGTACATTGACCGAAGCTGAGACCCGCGAAATTTCCAACGGCGTGCTTGCTCAGGAAGTGCCGGTTGAGATCAATAAACGAGTTCTGGATTACGACGTCGCTCTTATTGTTGGCCCGGTTTTTCCGCACGAAGTCGTTGGCTTCAGTGGCGGCAACAAATACTTTTTCCCCGGCGTTTCCGGCCCGAGGCTGCTGAATTTCTTTCACTGGCTGGGAGCGTTAATCACCAACGTGGGGATCATCGGCATTCAGGACACACCTGTTCGTCAGGTCGTCAATCGCGCCGCAAAGCTGGTTCCCATCGAACGCCGGTGCCTGGCCTTCGTCGTCGCGGCGAATGCATCGCCGTACGGCATGTTTTACGGAACGCCGGAAGAAGCATGGAAGGGCGCGTCTGAGCTATCGGGCCGAGTTCACATCAAACGTTTTTCCAAGCCCTTCAAGCAGGTGCTGTCGTGTGCTCCGGAAATGTACGATGAACTTTGGGTGGCCGGAAAGTGCATGTACAAGCTGGAACCCGTCGTCGCAGACGGCGGCGAACTGATCATCTACGCCCCGCATATGAAAGACGTCTCGGTCACTCACGGCGCCGCCATTGAAGCGGTCGGTTATCACGTGCGAGACTACTTCACCAAGCAGTGGGACAAATTCAAGCATCATCCGTGGGGCGCTTTGGCACATTCGACTCACGTGCGTGGCAGCGGTGAATTTGTCGACGGTGTCGAGAAACCTCGCGTGACCGTGACAGTCGCGTCTCAGATTCCTCGTGAAGTTTGCGAACGAATCAACCTCGCCTACCGAGATCCCGCCACGATCGATGTGGAAGCCTTCGCCAACCGCGAAGACGAAGGTGTGTTGCTGGTGCGAAAAGCGGGCGAACATTTGCACCGTTTGGAAGACGGTGTGAGCACACAATACCAAGAGTAA
- a CDS encoding type I phosphomannose isomerase catalytic subunit: MEPLIFEPLLKQIRWGGRKLGTMLNKPLGDADDYAESWEIADQPSGQSVVASGEFAGKTLTELIAEHSVELLGDHSKATQFPLLIKYLDANDWLSLQVHPNDHQAAQYDADENGKTEAWVILDAEPDSQICAGLKADITREQFEKHLHAGTVEEALHMIPAKIGDCIFVPAQTVHALGPGILLAEVQQQSNLTFRLYDWGRMGSDGQPREIHVEESLACIDFERGPVNPATPVQLSDGKHHFEEVVRCDYFVIRRHKAVDEFRLKLHNRFRILMLLEGQAEVTTSSGSVQLSKGTTVLLPAATEIATVIPNGRIQLLEIDAPVA; the protein is encoded by the coding sequence ATGGAGCCGCTGATCTTTGAACCGCTTCTGAAGCAGATTCGCTGGGGCGGGCGGAAACTGGGCACGATGCTCAACAAGCCGCTCGGCGACGCCGACGACTATGCCGAGAGTTGGGAAATTGCCGACCAGCCGAGTGGCCAAAGCGTCGTCGCGAGCGGCGAGTTCGCTGGGAAAACGCTGACAGAACTGATCGCGGAACATTCCGTTGAGCTGTTAGGCGATCACAGCAAGGCGACTCAATTTCCGCTGCTGATCAAATATCTGGATGCCAACGATTGGCTGTCTCTGCAGGTGCACCCCAACGATCACCAGGCCGCACAGTACGACGCTGATGAAAATGGCAAGACTGAGGCCTGGGTCATTCTGGATGCGGAGCCCGACAGTCAAATCTGCGCCGGCTTGAAAGCTGACATCACGCGCGAGCAGTTTGAAAAGCATCTGCACGCGGGCACGGTTGAAGAAGCCTTGCACATGATTCCCGCGAAGATCGGAGACTGCATATTCGTCCCCGCTCAAACGGTGCATGCACTCGGCCCCGGCATCCTGCTGGCGGAAGTGCAGCAACAAAGTAACCTGACGTTTCGCCTTTACGACTGGGGCCGCATGGGCAGCGATGGTCAGCCACGTGAGATTCATGTTGAGGAATCGCTGGCGTGCATCGACTTTGAGCGCGGCCCCGTGAATCCGGCGACGCCAGTCCAGTTGTCAGACGGCAAACATCACTTTGAAGAAGTCGTTCGCTGTGACTACTTCGTCATTCGGCGGCACAAAGCGGTCGACGAATTCCGCCTGAAGCTGCACAACCGTTTTCGGATTCTCATGCTGCTCGAAGGCCAGGCCGAAGTGACGACCAGCTCGGGAAGCGTCCAACTATCGAAGGGCACAACAGTGCTTCTGCCCGCCGCGACGGAAATTGCCACAGTCATACCGAACGGCCGTATTCAACTGCTGGAAATCGACGCACCTGTGGCGTAA
- a CDS encoding DUF1501 domain-containing protein — translation MRRRNFLQTTSVSAALASGLPLQDALAYQPQPMGKAEHCIMIWLGGGMAQIDTFDPKAMGDAKAKKAGSYYPAIDTAVSGVQVCEHLKESAKLMDRITALRTVHHNVVDEHAAATNRMHTGRVTSGTVQYPSLGSMIAHERGAASPGVPAYMLIGYPNLTRGPGFLGQKGGFVYLTDVESGPAGLARPASIGTTRQSRRERLLETVRTAGEQRFAGDALFEEYNSAMAESLRLSGPEFMKVFDLKTESDDVRTEYGEGFGQRMLLSRRLCEAGVRFIEVSHNMNFRNGTGWDTHNDGQLNQHLLIQELDQSLAALIRDLEARQMLDKTLIVINSEFGRPAQFDSGGGRGHHSKCFSMVLAGGGLNHCGAYGVSDELAMEPVENPVGVPDAFATILACLQIDPTKNLYDGDRPVPITDQGQAIKRLLT, via the coding sequence ATGAGGCGACGAAACTTTCTGCAAACGACATCTGTCTCAGCCGCACTGGCCAGCGGACTCCCGTTGCAGGATGCGCTTGCATACCAGCCTCAGCCCATGGGAAAAGCCGAACACTGCATCATGATCTGGCTGGGCGGCGGGATGGCTCAGATCGACACCTTCGATCCCAAAGCGATGGGCGATGCGAAGGCAAAGAAAGCCGGATCGTACTACCCTGCCATCGATACCGCCGTCAGCGGTGTTCAGGTTTGCGAACACCTGAAGGAATCCGCAAAGCTGATGGATCGAATCACCGCGCTGCGTACTGTCCATCACAATGTTGTGGATGAACACGCGGCCGCGACGAACCGCATGCACACGGGGCGAGTCACCAGCGGGACAGTGCAATACCCATCGCTGGGTTCGATGATCGCTCACGAACGAGGTGCCGCGTCGCCTGGCGTTCCGGCCTACATGTTGATCGGGTATCCGAACCTGACGCGCGGTCCAGGTTTTCTGGGTCAGAAAGGTGGCTTCGTTTATTTGACCGATGTCGAAAGTGGCCCCGCTGGCCTGGCACGTCCGGCCAGCATTGGCACGACTCGGCAATCACGGCGCGAACGACTGTTGGAAACGGTCCGCACGGCCGGTGAGCAGCGTTTTGCAGGCGACGCGCTATTTGAAGAATACAACTCTGCAATGGCAGAAAGCCTCCGGCTATCGGGACCGGAATTCATGAAAGTCTTCGACCTGAAGACGGAATCGGACGACGTGCGAACTGAATACGGCGAAGGGTTTGGACAGCGCATGCTGCTGTCACGGCGACTGTGCGAAGCCGGTGTCCGGTTTATCGAAGTGTCTCACAACATGAACTTCCGCAACGGCACCGGCTGGGACACTCACAACGACGGTCAGTTGAACCAGCACTTGCTCATTCAGGAACTCGACCAGTCGCTGGCCGCTTTGATACGTGACCTGGAAGCTCGGCAGATGCTGGACAAGACACTGATCGTCATCAATTCTGAATTCGGTCGCCCAGCTCAATTCGATTCCGGGGGCGGTCGTGGCCATCATTCGAAGTGCTTCAGCATGGTGCTGGCCGGCGGCGGCCTGAATCATTGCGGTGCGTATGGAGTCAGCGACGAACTGGCCATGGAGCCCGTGGAGAATCCAGTCGGCGTTCCCGATGCGTTCGCGACAATCCTCGCCTGTCTGCAGATTGATCCCACAAAGAACCTGTACGACGGAGACCGCCCAGTGCCAATCACGGACCAGGGCCAGGCGATTAAGCGGCTACTAACATAA
- the rph gene encoding ribonuclease PH yields the protein MSRHDGRTVDQLRPISVQRGFTNTSAASVLIQAGDTMVLCTASVQNSVPPWRMPRNEGETAQGWVTAEYNMLPGSTTPRKQRDRSKVDGRTTEIQRLIGRSLRAAVDFGVLGEHTITIDCDVLQADGGTRTLSVTGGFIALCEAVHSLGISGTVIKDSVAAISVGVVNGTPVLDLDYPEDSTAEVDMNVIMTGSGKFIEVQGTAEGEPFDFETLQAQLALAKSGIEQLTDIQKNSLAEAWPF from the coding sequence ATGAGCCGCCATGATGGCCGCACTGTTGATCAACTTCGCCCGATCAGCGTACAACGCGGGTTCACAAATACTTCTGCCGCCAGCGTTCTGATTCAGGCAGGCGACACCATGGTGCTGTGTACTGCCAGCGTGCAAAACAGCGTTCCACCGTGGCGGATGCCGCGAAACGAAGGCGAGACGGCTCAGGGTTGGGTGACCGCCGAATACAACATGCTGCCCGGCAGCACAACGCCCCGCAAACAGCGAGACCGCAGCAAAGTTGACGGTCGCACCACAGAAATCCAGCGTCTGATCGGCCGCAGCCTGCGAGCCGCCGTGGACTTTGGCGTTCTGGGCGAACACACCATCACGATCGACTGCGACGTGCTGCAGGCTGACGGGGGAACTCGCACGCTTAGCGTCACCGGCGGATTCATCGCGCTGTGCGAAGCTGTGCATTCGCTGGGCATCAGCGGCACTGTGATCAAAGACAGCGTCGCCGCCATCAGCGTGGGAGTCGTCAACGGCACGCCGGTGCTGGACCTTGACTACCCGGAAGACAGCACGGCCGAAGTCGATATGAACGTCATCATGACGGGCAGTGGCAAGTTCATCGAAGTGCAGGGCACGGCCGAAGGCGAACCATTCGATTTCGAGACCCTGCAGGCTCAACTGGCTCTGGCAAAAAGCGGCATTGAACAATTGACCGACATTCAGAAGAATTCGCTGGCCGAAGCATGGCCGTTTTAG